The window GCTGCCCGGGATGCCTGCGTTCCTGGCGGCGGCACGGGTGGCCGCCACATGCGTCCAGTCAGCATCTTCCGCCAACACCAGTAAGCGACTCGTCCGTGCGAGTTCCACTGCAAGGCGACCTTCGCCACAATGCGGCACCCAGCAGATCCCCGCATCAGAGGGCCGCATACGTACCCAGCGGGATGCGAGCGCGGCCTCGTCGGCTTGCGCGTGGTTCAGGACTGCCGCCAGAATCAAGGTGATGAACATTAAACTTTTCATATCGGAATACTCCATCTGTGAATTCCCTTAACCCATGCGATATGTTCCGTCGCATCCTCACCGGGACGCAGCTGGAATCGCACAAGCAGACCCCGTTGATCCAGCGTCTTCATGATGCGCTCGATGTCCGTGGAAGGCAGGGGGATTTCCCAACTGCCGAATTGCAATGCTCGTCCCGCCGACTGGATGAGTCGCGCCGTTTCCAGCCTTGTCGTGAGGTCCGGCCCGTTTGGATCGTTACCGAACTCGATCGCGCCAATAGGCTGTGTCTTGAGGAATCCCGGTATGTTCCGCCATGCGGCGGAATGCACATGCATGAAAACATGATCGCAATTCCGGCAGGCACGGGTATCGGCCTCGATAAAGAAATCTTCAAACTGCCCGGGACCTACAAGCGCCGAGAAGTCCTCGGAGAGCCGGGCGCCTCTTCCAGGCAGCCAGACACTGAAATTCTCGGTTACTCCACCGGGGATCCCTGCCAGCCGGTAAAGATCCAGTTCATAATCAAGCACTGCAGCCATGAAATCGGCAGCATCCCCTGCGAGACGCCGGACCGCCTCCGGATTATCGAACATCTCAACCGCCAGCGTCTCGGGGCCGAGGAGCCCTGCGGCGATATCCATGGGTCCGAGGTAGTCGGCCATCCCCGGCAGATAGCTGTCCCAACTCCAGTTCTCCAGCAGCGGGTCCAGCCGGCACCGGTATTCGACGAACAGCGGGTGATCCGGATTAAAGGGACGCACCGTGGCTTCCACGGCAGAGCGGAAAGCAGGGATGGACCACGAGGTGTGGTTGTCGTGTTCAAACCCGGCACCGGCAAGAGCAGGAAGGAAGGCCGGACCGAAGTGAATCTCCTCGACGGTCAGTGCATCGCCGGGTAACCCGCCATGCACCTCGGCATTGGCCTTTTTGCGCAAGGCAATTTGCGAGGGCGGCACCACGATGTCCAGGCCACCATAGGGTGATTTCACAGGGATGTACGGGGCAACCAGCGGCACTGTGTTTTCGCGGCGCCACCAGGACTTGTGCAGTTCGATCTTTTCTTTATTGTTCACAAATAGTGAGATTCTCCATTATTTGCTTAACAGGTTTTCAAACAGACGCACTGCCGCCGGATCGAAGTCAGGTGACTGCGGATCGAGGCGGCCGGCAAAGAGCAGTTGGGCGAAGCGCACCTTGCCCGTGCCGCAGGCTACCTCCACAATGGCGGGCTTATGTCCGCCGGACCATGCCAGCACGCGGCTTTCCACCCGTGGCGTGAGCAGCAGGGAGTCAAGCGCCAACAGGTAGGTGCCATCTGCGGTGGGGCGCTCCACGGCAATCTCGATTTCATGTTTGCCAGCGGCCAGTTCTGCGCTGCCCAGGTCGCTCCAGCCGAACCAGACCGGAGCCTCCGGGGTGACGCGCGCCATGCGGCGGCAGGGCAAGTCGCAAGGCGCAGCATGCCAGGGTCCGCCATCCATGCGCCAACGGAAGGGCGATGATCCGGTGCGGCCATGCTCGAAGGCCTGGATCCGGGCCGACATAGCCGGGGAGGTGAAGGACAGACGCACCGTGTAGCCGCCGGACGGCGGCGTGCGGGTGCAGAGCAATAACGGGGTGTTGCGCACATGGCTGAAGAGGCGCAGTTGCCCATCGACAATGAAGCGTGGGTCCGCAGCATCCGCAGGCCAGTTGGTTGCCCCCTGGCACGCCACCACCACGGCGGCATCGCTGACCGGAATCCAACCATTGCTGTTCTGCAGCACAGACACACTGTCAGGCGTCCACGGCGCCACGATAGCCTCGCAAGTGAGCACGCCCTCCCGACCGTTCCAGCCATCGAGTTGCTCCGGCAACAGCCCCTGCCAGAGCGGCCCGTCGGCAGCGCGCCAGACCGTGGAACATTCGTCCGGCTCTGTGGTAAAAGTCAGGCGCTCGCCGCTTGGCAGGCATGGGAAACCCGCCCAGCGACCGGCGTCCGGCCAGTTACGCTGCCGCAGGATAAGCATGCGGCCGCCCTGTTGCAGCCAGGCATTGAGTTGGACAGAGGAGGAGGAAGAACTGGCCTCGATTCGGGCGTCTTCCCACACCAGAACCACGTCGGCATCAATATCGCGACTCGATGGATCCAGCCCGGCATCGACGTGCAAGCCAAGGCGGCGGAGCCCGGCGAGTACTTCGGGGGTGCCGCCGACCAGACGCACATGTACGGCTGGCGCCGGCGCCGGGCGCAGGATGCGCAGCGGGCGCTGGCTCAGCGTGTCGTCGATGCGCGCCACCAGGAAGCGGTTGGCGTCGGCGTCCGGGAGTTGTGCGGCCACGGGCACGCGCAAGTGCGCCCCGGCCGGCACAGTCACCTCGCGGCGGAGGATCGGCGGCCCGTTCAACCCACCGGATAACCACATCGGATCGTGCTCGAGCATGTAGATTTTAACAGTGCGCGTGACCGCCTCCTCCGTGTCGTTGCACACCACCACTGCGGTCTGCAGCACGCTGCCGGAGGTTAAATTGCGAGGCAGCGGCTCCCAGGCCAGCCCCACGGGTGCCATGGCGCTGCGCAAGGCGGCGAACATCGGCATGGGTGCCTCCGGGCACCAGGGTTTTTCGCGCCGGTCCCAGTTCGCAAACCAGTACGGCAGGATCAAGGTATAGCCGAGTTCGCGCAGGGTTTCGGTCTGAGTGGCACCGATGGCTGCGTATCGCAGTTGAGTGGCCTCATCCTTGCTGTCGGTTCCGGTCCATCGGAAAATCCGATCGGGATTCAGCCCTTCGATGTATTCAGTGTTGGCCAAGATCTGACCCGGTTGGATGCAGGCGGCATGGCGAATGGAGACCTCGCGGAACTGTCCTTCGGAACCGCTCCAAAAGCCGGCATAGTTGTGGTTGTCGTGAACTTCGACCGTGTTGCCCGAGGCCGCGATCACCGGACGCCCCGGAGAGGCGGCGCGCACCACCGGGATGAGCCGGCCGTGAATCCACCCCTGCAGATCGAAGGGCGCATTCAGGGGGGCCTCATTGACCGGCACCCAGGCGAGAATGGAGGGATGATTGTGGAGGGCTTCACACCAGGCGGTCATCATCGTCTCGGCATTGGCGCGCCATATACGTTCGCCGGCTTCGTCAAGACCAGTTGGCTCGCCATTGTATGTGGCTGGCATTTCCGCCAGTAGCCATTGCCCGCTCTGGTCACAGATGGCGGCGGTGGCATGCGAGGGCGGCAGGGAATGCGTTCGAAAACCTCCGACATTCATGGCGCGGGCATCGTCCACGAGAAAGCGGCGCAGCGCGCTGCAGTCCAGCCGCAGCCACTCGTACACCAAATTAGAACCTCGCAACGGCAGCGGCCGGCCGTCAAGTCGCAAGCAGCCTGCCACAGTCACGATACGGGCGCCGAAGGTTTCGTCGCGGCGGTCAAGTTCGCTTCCATCGGCCGCCCGCAATACCACGGTAGCGCGGCAAAGCACCGGTGAGGCCGGCGACCAGGCGGGCAGGCCGGGACAGGCGACGACGAGGGACCCGGCGGCAGATGCCGTGCCGGTGCCCAGAACCCGGCCGTCCGGACCGATCACCGTCAAGGCGGCAGTGACTCCGGCGGGAAGTGTGCCGGCACACCGCAAGGTTGCGCGTACACTGCCCGTCTGTGGATCACCGTCGAGAAGGACGGCGCGCAAGCGCACGCCGCGGTACAGGTGCAGCCCAATGTCACCAAATACGCAAGCATGGCGCTCCCCCCAATCGAAGCGGGCCGAACCGATAGGAAACAGGACCTCACCCCCCACCCCGCGAGGCACATTCTTCCAGCCGCGCACCTGCAGGAGCAACTCGTTAAAACCGGCATGCAGGGTTCCTGGCGGAACGTGCAATGAACCCGGTCCATACAACTCGGCGCCACCCAGGTCGACATCGTTGAGCCGGGCACGAAACCCCCATCGAATCATTTCCCAAACCAACGCTGCATCCTGCCCGGCCTCTGCGGCCGTAAGATCAAAACGCCGGCGCAACCACACGCCATCAGTCTCCTTCAGGTTCTCGTTTCCGGATGAAGCGGTCCGCCAGTTGGGCGCCGGAAGGTGAACCTCCTGCCAACCGTCATCTTTTGGTGCCGTCACCGCAGGCCAGACACCTTCAGGCAGTGCCTGGATAGCCCAGGTTCCTGATAGATCAACATCGTTTGCACAGGCGTTTTGCGCAAACAGGATGAACAAAGAAATCGCGAGGATTCTGCTTAAACCAAGCGCCACATCAAAGCATGCTGCTTTTTCACGTCCGGAGAATTGCCACGCGATTCCATTACGCTTCATGGCGCGACCTTTACTTGATAGGGCTCATGGTTTTCCGGGAAACGCTGACGTTGGAGGCTGTCAAACAGCGTTTCAACATTAGCCAGAGGATAGCCGGGGAACAGTTCGCCCCAGAAAATGAGGCCACCGGCCGGGTCGTAGAAGCGCTGCTTCGCTGCAGCCACCGCGGCCGCCACCTCCGCCGGTGAGCCCTGGCTCATGGTATGCTGCCTGTCGATGTCCCACTGCAGTGTCAGGCCGTTACGCCTGATCGCCGCGGCCACTTCCACTTGGTTGTTGGCACCCGCTTGCGGCCAAATCACCTGGACACCGATCTCAGCTAAGTCATCAAAAAATGGAAGGGTATGGCCGCAGGAATGGAAGAACACATGCTTACCGCGGGCGCGCACCTGCTGGGCAAGTTGGCGGTAACGGGGTTTGAAGAAATGCTGCCACATCGGCCGACTGATGAGAGTCGCCTGTTGCGATCCCCAGTCGTCGGCCAGTTGAATACCATCGACGCCCGCGTCGAGAAGACTTTCGATCTGGCGGGACCGGACTCCCATTACGAGATCGGCGAGATCGTTGGCCAGCGCATTGTCCTCGGCGATATCTATCAAAAGGTCTTCCATGCGCCGCAGGGAGTGCAAAGTCTCAAACAGCGTGACCCATCCTTCCAGTCTGTAGAAACCGCGAGCCTGATGATTGGCTACGTCCTCCGCCCAATTCCTGGCGGCCGTGCTGCCCGGCTCCGGGATGTCAGGCAGACACACTTTCTTGAGATCATCCGGCTCCTCCACCAGATAATGGACAACATGGCCCATGATGCCATAAGTACACTGTTCCCACGTCACGCCCCATCCATCGACATAGGTGTTACGATAAGTACCGTTCACGAAATGCTTCGTATCGGGGCGTGGCATGGGACAGCTGGCGGGGGTCAGATCGCCACTATCCTCGGGGCAACGGGCAGCCAGGTGGTAAAGCGCCGCACCGTGCTCATAGAGGGCGCCGTCCTGTATCTTGTGTAGAACGGGAATGCAGTCCGGGTGACTGCGCTCAATGGCGCGGGTCACGCGTTCACGACCAGTCATGACAACAGGCATCGACGTTTCCTTTTCAGGTGTTGCCTACCAATTCCCATCCGGTGTCGTTCAATCGAAAAACATACACACCTCCGGCCGCCGTGACTTGAACACCATCGACGGTGGCCTTAGCCGAAACCGGAATATTCCGGGGTGACAGAATGACAAAATACGATTCCGAGTTTCCCGTTGCCGTAACCTCTGCCGAAAGACAGGGGCCGAAGTTGGTGCCAGCAGACAAGTTCATTTTGCAGGGGAGCACGATCTGAACTTGTATCGACGTCTTCCGGCCATTAATCCAGGCAGATTTCCGATCATTCGACAGGAGTGGCACCTCCGATGTCTGCAATTTCCACTCGTACTTGTTTCCCACTGATCCCCGAAGCACATCACCGATCGCGACAAATCGGTCGGGTATCAGGAATGCCGTACGCCGGAAACCTGAAAGACGTTCACCATACGCCTTACCCGCCTCGGCAGTGGCGAAAAGTACACCACCGGGTGTTGTCCCACTTTGAACAATTGCACCCGTGGTGTTCCATTTCTGCCCCTGTTCATTAACCAGAACGGTGGAGTGATAGCCGGTGTCAACCTTCCCATAAGGCGCAGTCGGCACTAACCGCTCGCCGTTAACAATCATGACGAAGGCATTCAGGTCGGCATGCTTATGCCCCTCCCCTATATTACCGCTCTTGAAAAATAATTGCATCGTATCCGACCGCATCGCGGCCCATTGCGTCTCAGGAAAAACCTTAAGAGCCTCCCGAGGGGGGGCGGCAAGGGATGCCGGGGCTGAGGAACGGAAGATGATCTCCCATGGGGCGCTCATGCCTTTCCGCCACCTGCTGTCATACTGCTGAAGATACGCATCCAGGGCTGCGTCGTGATAATAGGCGGCCAGCGGGTAAAGATCCCCGGTCATGTCGATCAGAGTCTGGCAGTTGGAAAAGTTGACCCAAGCGTTGTCGGCCCCGGTAAAAGTGCGGAGAAAAGACCCGAATTGCCGGAATCCGGGATGGTCCAGGATGCCGTCATCCGTTCCGGCGACACGCTTGAGCGCCGTACCGAACAGGCTCGCATTGGACACCCCGTAAAGGCCGTACATCACGCCTTCCACGCAACCACCATCCTTTGGAAACGGGTCGAGGTAGTTGTGAAGCCGTTTGCGGGTCTGCCCCAAGATCCATTCGGCTTCCGAGACCTCGCCCAACGTGGCCAGGGCCGCGATACCGACGCCACCCTGGATCACCGGGCACCAGTTGTTGACGGATCGTAGCCACCATTCGTTCGCGTCGCCGAGGTCAACGCCCTCCTTGTAAATAGCGAAGGCTTTCGTGGCCAGAGCGTCACGGACAAACCTGCGTTCATCTTCTGACAGGAATGGATAGAGCCAGTCATAGCAGATACCCACCGCCCGCGCGAAATGCCCTAACCCCAGGCCGGCCGCTTTCCCGCAATTGGGCGTTACCCCGCCGCGCCAGATCTCACGATCCCAACCGGCCACCTGCAGGAGTTGTTTCTTCGCCTTTTCGATATGACGCGGTTCCTGCGTGACCAGCGCCAGAAAGGCCTCGGCCACCATGGCCGGATTGCTAAAAAGTCCGCGAGGGTCTTGTGGCTTAACATCAAATGGATAGGCCTCGACATCGGCGACAAGCGACGTAAAACAAGCAGAAGCCCGTGCCTTGTCGCGCAGCGCAGGAAGGTCGGCCGCAGAGAAAAACAAACGCGGGTGCTGTCCTGGTTGTCCGCCTACACCCGGAGCGGGTTCAACCGTGGCGGAGACGGACGGGGGGTCTACGGTCATCCCCACCAAGAACAACATCGCCACCAGAGAACTAAAACAAGGGCTTTTCACGGCAAACCTTTCATCATCCATCCGCATCCTTAGCGTCCCCCGGTTTCGCAGCCATTGCCGTACATGTCAGGTCAACGGTCATTCCAATGGCGGCGATCATCGCAAATAATTGACTTTGTTTACTCATCTATATTCTCCCCGCTGAAGTTGTCGTTGCCCCATTCTATAGGGAAACGCGTACACCATAATCCGGTACGCACACATTCAGTCGCGGATATTTAACCCGCATATAATCTGCAAATAACGAAGGATCTTCCAAGTTCCCCTTGAACATGTCGAAATGAGCCGGAACAGTCAGCCCAGGCCGCAATGCGCCGGCCAGATCCGCAGCTTCCTGATAGGTCATGTTGCCGATGCAGTCGGAAGCCAATCGTTTGGCGTCTCTTCCATTGATCGGCAAAAATACCACGTCGAACTGCCAGCGCTGAAGTTTCGTCTGAAGTCCCTCGTAGATACAGCAGTCACCGGAGTGATAAATCGTGCAACCGCCGGACTCGATGACAAAGCCTAAACAGGCAAATTGGCCGGTCTGCGGATCCGGATCCAGAAGTTCATGAGCCGAAGCAATGCCTGTGATTTTCACACCAGATCGCCTTTTCGATTGGCCGTCGTCAATGCCGATAAATCGCCTGGACGGGATACCCAACTCGCGACTGACTTTTCCCCTCAGGATTTCCGGGACAACGAAACTGGCCCTAGGCGAGGCCGCTGCCATAGCAGGCCAGACCTCGCGGTCAATATGATCAGCATGGTCGTGGCTCCCGAAGATGAAATCAGCATGCGTCACCTTGCCCGGTTTGAGTAGCGGCGGCACACGACGTTTGGGATGCAGGGCAAGGAATGGATCAAGATACATCACGGCTTCACAGGTCTTCACCACAAAGCTGTGCTGGCCAAGCCACCAGAACGCCAGATGTCCATGCCGCACCCGGCAACGGTCAATGTCACGGATCAGGGATTTATATTTAATCATTTTACCACTCCATCACAACCTTAACCACCCCGGCAGCACGGCCTTTTACCAATTCCATGGCTTCAGCGAAACGCGACACCGGAAAGCGATGGGACACGAGTTGGGCAAGCGGAAGATGGCCTTGCACCGCCAACTGAACAGCTTCCGGCCAGGCCCCGGCGCTGGCATTGCTGCCAATCAGTTCCAACTCATGGTGAAGCACGGTATTCCATGGGAAACTCGCACGACCCTCGCCATAGTCACCCAGAACCAGGACTTTGGCCCCACGCCCGGCCACGGCAAAGGCCGTCTCAAAAGCCCTGCCTGAACCCGAGGTCTCGAGAATGTTGGCGCATTTTTTACCCAGGGCCGTTTCTACGGCCGCCGTCAGGTTGTTGCCGGCAACATGGTAATCGACCGTCGCATGTGCTCCAAGACCTTTCGCCAATGCGAGCCGGTCCGGTCGCCCACCCGCCAGCACGATATGTCGCACTCCCGCACGGACAAGGAGCATGAGAAAGAGCAACCCGATGGGCCCGTCGCCGAATATCACAGCGGAGTTGGCATCCTCCAGGCGGTGCCGCCGCAAGCCGCGCAGGCATACTGCCAGAGGCTCGATGAGAGCCGCCTCGGCAGCACACATACCTTCCGGAAGCAGAAGAACATTGGCGGCCTCGGTGAGGAAATACTCGGCGTAACCGCCGGGATATTCAAAACCAACTTCGCCACCATCCCGGACCACGTTTTCCGCAACGCAGCGCTGGCCCACAACACCGCCGGCAACACCCAGGCCGGCGGCATCAACACGGCCTGACCATTCATGGCCGGGAATGGCAGGGAAACCCGTACGTTGCCAACCGGAGATCATCAACAGATCCGTGACACACACGCCACAAGCCGCCGTCTTGATGCGAACCTGCCCCGGCCCCGGTTCCGGCAGCGGAAGGTCACGCATCTCCAGCCGGCCCGGCCCTGTATTGACAATGGCTTTCATGGATTGATGATCACCTTGTTATGATTCGTACCGGCCATGACCTCAACAGCCTCGTGAATGTGTTTGAGAGGGAAGCGGTGCGAAATGATTTTCTCCACATCCACCAATCCCCGATCCATCAGCCGGATCGCCCTGGACATGGCCAGCGGGGTGGTCCCAAAACTGGCGTCCATGCGTCCTTCGAGGAAATGAGTGATTCCACCATCCAACTCAAAAGTTTCGTGCGTGGTAATTCCAAACACATTCCAGCGTGTGCCGCGGCGGCGCAAATCCACCATCAATTTCACAGCCTGAATGGGGCCTGCCGCCTCGATCACCAAATCCGGCCCGTCCGGCATGATATCGTACACCTGTTTCTTCGCGTCCCCTTTGGCGGGATTCACCACATCGGTGGCCCCCAATTTCATGGCATTCGCAAGGGCGGCCTCGCTCGTATCAACAGCGATGAGGCGGCCCGCACCCGCCGCCTTGGCCACCATAAGGCAAAGCAGGCCGATACTGCCCACGCCAATGACTACCACATCGTCACCGACCTTCATCTCACTGTACAGGATCATCCCTTTCCAGGCGCCGGAAAGCGGTTCCGTAATGGCGGCGGCATCAAACGACAATGTTTTCGGCTTCGCGAAAAGACAGGACTCCGTGGTACGCATGTATTCGGCGAATGCGCCCGGCCAGACGTCGGTCG of the bacterium genome contains:
- a CDS encoding glycoside hydrolase family 2 TIM barrel-domain containing protein yields the protein MKRNGIAWQFSGREKAACFDVALGLSRILAISLFILFAQNACANDVDLSGTWAIQALPEGVWPAVTAPKDDGWQEVHLPAPNWRTASSGNENLKETDGVWLRRRFDLTAAEAGQDAALVWEMIRWGFRARLNDVDLGGAELYGPGSLHVPPGTLHAGFNELLLQVRGWKNVPRGVGGEVLFPIGSARFDWGERHACVFGDIGLHLYRGVRLRAVLLDGDPQTGSVRATLRCAGTLPAGVTAALTVIGPDGRVLGTGTASAAGSLVVACPGLPAWSPASPVLCRATVVLRAADGSELDRRDETFGARIVTVAGCLRLDGRPLPLRGSNLVYEWLRLDCSALRRFLVDDARAMNVGGFRTHSLPPSHATAAICDQSGQWLLAEMPATYNGEPTGLDEAGERIWRANAETMMTAWCEALHNHPSILAWVPVNEAPLNAPFDLQGWIHGRLIPVVRAASPGRPVIAASGNTVEVHDNHNYAGFWSGSEGQFREVSIRHAACIQPGQILANTEYIEGLNPDRIFRWTGTDSKDEATQLRYAAIGATQTETLRELGYTLILPYWFANWDRREKPWCPEAPMPMFAALRSAMAPVGLAWEPLPRNLTSGSVLQTAVVVCNDTEEAVTRTVKIYMLEHDPMWLSGGLNGPPILRREVTVPAGAHLRVPVAAQLPDADANRFLVARIDDTLSQRPLRILRPAPAPAVHVRLVGGTPEVLAGLRRLGLHVDAGLDPSSRDIDADVVLVWEDARIEASSSSSSVQLNAWLQQGGRMLILRQRNWPDAGRWAGFPCLPSGERLTFTTEPDECSTVWRAADGPLWQGLLPEQLDGWNGREGVLTCEAIVAPWTPDSVSVLQNSNGWIPVSDAAVVVACQGATNWPADAADPRFIVDGQLRLFSHVRNTPLLLCTRTPPSGGYTVRLSFTSPAMSARIQAFEHGRTGSSPFRWRMDGGPWHAAPCDLPCRRMARVTPEAPVWFGWSDLGSAELAAGKHEIEIAVERPTADGTYLLALDSLLLTPRVESRVLAWSGGHKPAIVEVACGTGKVRFAQLLFAGRLDPQSPDFDPAAVRLFENLLSK
- a CDS encoding uroporphyrinogen decarboxylase family protein, whose translation is MPVVMTGRERVTRAIERSHPDCIPVLHKIQDGALYEHGAALYHLAARCPEDSGDLTPASCPMPRPDTKHFVNGTYRNTYVDGWGVTWEQCTYGIMGHVVHYLVEEPDDLKKVCLPDIPEPGSTAARNWAEDVANHQARGFYRLEGWVTLFETLHSLRRMEDLLIDIAEDNALANDLADLVMGVRSRQIESLLDAGVDGIQLADDWGSQQATLISRPMWQHFFKPRYRQLAQQVRARGKHVFFHSCGHTLPFFDDLAEIGVQVIWPQAGANNQVEVAAAIRRNGLTLQWDIDRQHTMSQGSPAEVAAAVAAAKQRFYDPAGGLIFWGELFPGYPLANVETLFDSLQRQRFPENHEPYQVKVAP
- a CDS encoding heparinase II/III family protein, encoding MDDERFAVKSPCFSSLVAMLFLVGMTVDPPSVSATVEPAPGVGGQPGQHPRLFFSAADLPALRDKARASACFTSLVADVEAYPFDVKPQDPRGLFSNPAMVAEAFLALVTQEPRHIEKAKKQLLQVAGWDREIWRGGVTPNCGKAAGLGLGHFARAVGICYDWLYPFLSEDERRFVRDALATKAFAIYKEGVDLGDANEWWLRSVNNWCPVIQGGVGIAALATLGEVSEAEWILGQTRKRLHNYLDPFPKDGGCVEGVMYGLYGVSNASLFGTALKRVAGTDDGILDHPGFRQFGSFLRTFTGADNAWVNFSNCQTLIDMTGDLYPLAAYYHDAALDAYLQQYDSRWRKGMSAPWEIIFRSSAPASLAAPPREALKVFPETQWAAMRSDTMQLFFKSGNIGEGHKHADLNAFVMIVNGERLVPTAPYGKVDTGYHSTVLVNEQGQKWNTTGAIVQSGTTPGGVLFATAEAGKAYGERLSGFRRTAFLIPDRFVAIGDVLRGSVGNKYEWKLQTSEVPLLSNDRKSAWINGRKTSIQVQIVLPCKMNLSAGTNFGPCLSAEVTATGNSESYFVILSPRNIPVSAKATVDGVQVTAAGGVYVFRLNDTGWELVGNT
- a CDS encoding MBL fold metallo-hydrolase gives rise to the protein MIKYKSLIRDIDRCRVRHGHLAFWWLGQHSFVVKTCEAVMYLDPFLALHPKRRVPPLLKPGKVTHADFIFGSHDHADHIDREVWPAMAAASPRASFVVPEILRGKVSRELGIPSRRFIGIDDGQSKRRSGVKITGIASAHELLDPDPQTGQFACLGFVIESGGCTIYHSGDCCIYEGLQTKLQRWQFDVVFLPINGRDAKRLASDCIGNMTYQEAADLAGALRPGLTVPAHFDMFKGNLEDPSLFADYMRVKYPRLNVCVPDYGVRVSL
- a CDS encoding zinc-binding dehydrogenase codes for the protein MKAIVNTGPGRLEMRDLPLPEPGPGQVRIKTAACGVCVTDLLMISGWQRTGFPAIPGHEWSGRVDAAGLGVAGGVVGQRCVAENVVRDGGEVGFEYPGGYAEYFLTEAANVLLLPEGMCAAEAALIEPLAVCLRGLRRHRLEDANSAVIFGDGPIGLLFLMLLVRAGVRHIVLAGGRPDRLALAKGLGAHATVDYHVAGNNLTAAVETALGKKCANILETSGSGRAFETAFAVAGRGAKVLVLGDYGEGRASFPWNTVLHHELELIGSNASAGAWPEAVQLAVQGHLPLAQLVSHRFPVSRFAEAMELVKGRAAGVVKVVMEW
- a CDS encoding alcohol dehydrogenase catalytic domain-containing protein; protein product: MLAAVLKDFNKLELQDVPMPEPGEGEVVVRIRSCGFCATDFKAIKGIRKNVNFPFVPGHEPSGTIARIGRGVRHFKEGDDVIIQPSGFCGFCEHCRVGNSHYCEHAFTTGGDGPTDVWPGAFAEYMRTTESCLFAKPKTLSFDAAAITEPLSGAWKGMILYSEMKVGDDVVVIGVGSIGLLCLMVAKAAGAGRLIAVDTSEAALANAMKLGATDVVNPAKGDAKKQVYDIMPDGPDLVIEAAGPIQAVKLMVDLRRRGTRWNVFGITTHETFELDGGITHFLEGRMDASFGTTPLAMSRAIRLMDRGLVDVEKIISHRFPLKHIHEAVEVMAGTNHNKVIINP